The following is a genomic window from Phaseolus vulgaris cultivar G19833 chromosome 6, P. vulgaris v2.0, whole genome shotgun sequence.
TCTAAAtttgaatgtttttttattatatatccacatctgaaaaaaaaaagttttgaataTCTCCAGGCTtgcaaaataaaagaaagtaacattagatacaaattttttcatctataatatataagtaattaCATTCATATTTTTTCGTATGCAAATGTTTGGTAAAAATACATAGAACGTAAATCCAATAGATAATTACCATTCTATGCTGAAAAATTGTATCTTCATTTAATATTCAAGATCTCAACccttacattaaaaaaatcatcaacTCAATCTCATCTCCAATTACTATGGCTATCCAATTCATTACCAAATTTAAGTACAATAATCTTGCTTGTTGaatttttttgtgttatttatttttaaaattgtatttttaattataattaaatataatttagaaactttattattattatttaaataaatatttaataagtttaagtaatttatttatttattttttaaattatgtattaaattatttgtattcgaatataatatacataatttattattatagtttaaacaaatatttatttagtttaagtaattaattctattattattttaatttaaacaaatatttaataatcaaataataaaattgaaaaaccaaaaacttgaaaaactaaaatatatatatatagaaaaaatcaGAAATTATGCTGCCCCAAACAggattttgattaaaaaaaaagtcgAAGGTTTTTCTtccaataaataataaaaaatatgacttattcatttttatttttttttaaattattcattatgTAAAAACGAAAATATAATACTATATGTAAATTTTCCAAAATTATCAACATatcaaaatccaaataaaagGTTAATATCGATGAAACATAATCTCTTCTAACAAAAGTTTTGAGAATTCAAAACTTCAATTCACAAAAGACTAGAACAATCATTTATAGAATGAAATTactctataattttttttattgattattgttacaatatttaattttctatttattgggctttgtttctTTGGCCaaactttccttttctattttagtttggtcttaatctttctcttatatatacaccatgtattttactctttaatataaaagtgaataaaagtttattttatatttaattttctctacgtttatcaaaacctttttttttcattacgattacgtacAATTACGTACACTACATTAAAACATCACATCAGGCAAGGAATATTCATCATCTTtatttactgtaatatggtatcagagccattttcgagcctatcctagtgagtatttgttggacttatcagaccacccgctatcgggccgctatcggaccacccataatatatagtctcacgcacgagttggcagtctcggtgtgaggggtgtgttggagatcccacatcgactagagattagagcctttcattgtatataagtgggtgcaaacctcaaccctagccggttttatagggttgagttaggcttaaagtctacttcgtaataattataaataacatCTACTTTGTAACTAAACACAATCTAAccgaagaaaaaaaaagaataaactagagacattaaaaaaaatagagaataaaaGAGTTTAAAGAGATTGCTAAATTTTTAGacataaataactaaataattaaaattctaaTGTATGTAGTCAACataaaatagatttttaaatcttattttcttaacacaaaaatatttactAAACTAAAATAGGACCTTACAAAACAcacataaatttaaattgtaatggtaattaaaatatacaaaataaatttttattattcaaatatattttctaaattcttTTTGCATCATAATATTAGTTTTACAaaacttatataatttatttataatttgaagaaaaagtagctatataaataaaataagtttttgcaTAATTCTTTTAGTAGTAGTTTATATGATAATAgatatcataatttttatttaacataatgtcttatatttataattatttgacatagaaatttaaattaaattatttataaaaaaacattaaattaaatgataattatttaaacttgttTATGCAAGACCTAAGTATTcttaagataaatataaatgattaaacaaatatatatatatagataaataTTACGTCATTTGTATTTGATCATTAATGATTGGATTAAtatatagaaagaaaataaaaatatatgaaatcaatatatcaaatcaaaagatattttgataacaatatttatataactgaatattttatctattcattgatttggttatatatagatagaaaagaaaagtatatctttttttaaatttcggTTTACTAAACATTAATTCTAACACAATAGAAATAAGAATTGTaggaaaaaaactaatttatctTTTGGATGGATGAATGCGATTGGTAGATACATAACAATATTCAGTTAAATATTCCTACAAAATTTAATTacacacaatatttttttaattgaaaataaagtttttagtaaaaataattttttaatttttaattttatctttagcttatatagaaaataaaagaaaaatatttttccaattttaagataaaagataatttaatatatatatatatatatatatatatattaaattattaaatacaaaataacattttaattaaaaaaaattcagaatttttttttttgaatttgaaatctTATCTTTtaaaagtatagaaaataaaaactatcaTTTGgacataaaaagataaaaactgttttaaaatatattttaaacagtTAGATAAGATAAAGATATCTTCATTTACAAATCTTATAAACCTATAAATAGATGTGTGTGACAATAGTTTCTTCAGTGCTAAAAATCAGAGCAATTGTTTTGTTCTCCTTTCCTTTCTCTTACTATGACTTTCAGTGAAAATATAGTGTTCTTCTTCACTTTTCTAATTGCCATTATTGTCCCTATCACTTCACTGCCTTGCAACCCATACAGGTTTTCAAAAGCAtcatccttttctttttctttctattttcaaTGGTTACTCTTATCTTTTGCTTATATTTGCTTGAATAGCATGTTTTCAAAAAACATAAAGTcataatctttttcttatatttgcTTGAATATCTGtggaatttttcataaaaatatttttttttaaatttttggttCTCTAAATGCAAAATAAATATGCTTTTTAATGGAAGGGGTTTGAAGATATATACGTGATGACTTAACAAATTagtgttttatttatattaggTGAAAGAGTACTTTCATATttatcatataaattatatataatgaagctcatatttataattttaaaataatacagGTTTTCAACAAACATCAAGTATGCGGCTTGTGAGGATTTGCCTGTTCTTGAATCCTCGTTGTATTGGAACTACCATCCATCATCAGGTGTAGTTGATGTTGCATTCAACAAGGCCAACGCAAAGGACTCAAGTTGGGTTGCATGGGCCATAAACCCTAGCTCAAAGGGCATGGTGGGTTCACAATCATTCGTGGCAGTTCATAAATCAAATGGGACCATCAAAGCATATACATCGTCGATAACAAGTTATGAGACTAAGCTAAGAGGGCAATCTCAGTTTTTCGGTTCATAGCCTTTCTACATCATACACAAATGGTGGAATCATTATCTTTGTGACTTTTCAACTTCCTCCCAACAAGACTTTGGTGAACCATGTTTGGGATGAGGGTTTGGTTTCTGAAGATGGCACTCTCAAGGCTCACTCCTTTTCACGCTCTAATCTTCAATCCTATGGAACCATCGATTTCATATCTGACAATGTGTGGAAGAAGAGCTATGTAGGCATAATCATATCGTTGGCTGTAATTGCTGTCATTTTGGAAGTCATGACATGGATTTGAGTTTCCAACAAGAGGAGTACCAAGAACTCTCAAGACCATGTTGACATTGGTCAACAACAAACCTAAACTATATCAATTTTTACTTTACATGTAAttgattattttctttaaagttTCATCAAacgataaaataattaataaattcttCATTTTATGAGATCCAATTTGTGTGtcttttctttaaattattttcttttgttatttacTCAACCAATGAAAAATCTGTCAAACGTGAGTTTTTGAAAACCTAAGCCATTTTTAGTTCAATACACCatttatattatagttattcaCATTCACAAATGTTACTCAATTCTTACAAGTAATTAAATTTGAAGCATTAAACaaaaacattcaaaatatatgcataaatatattaaattaaattaaattagaacCATGAATATAAAAgttgtttaaataatataagtcaatattaaaatttcaatttttttttagtttttttagaaTTTCATTAAGCAAAATTTGGTTAATGAGTACACTTTTTCATAGACTTATTAGCTTAGGTTTTATTACTATAAATATTTCATTgaacaaaatccaaaaaaaaccTAGTTTTTTCACTGTCTCAACATTGTTGTACGATTTTGAGATCCACTAAACTAATAATGTAGAAAATATACAATAACACTTTAAATTTGACACATCTAACTATATTTCAGCAAGTTTAAAATACTCAAATACAACAATATATTCTCCAAATTTTATGTTCTAATCATTTTTACTCAAATTGAACATGCAAAATTCAAACTAtcattcaataaaattataaaaacatcaTTTCAAGCAGAATTCAATAGGATAAATTAGATATCATAGTTTTACAAATTTCAAACTactatttaaaatgattttcaaagCTCAACATAACATTTagttaaataattaaacttaatatataCTCACTCTAGCAATACtaaaagtttttcttttttatataaaaagacTATAAAGCTATCATGTTAGGTATCATTATAAAATTTAGCATATAAGCTAGGTTGACACCTCAAGTTTCAATAAttatctgtcatcacatgaaaaacatattattaaaaaagaaaaaatatagaaaatacaaacaaatataGGAGGACTAGGCCGAACCCATAAAAAAGAACCTAAGAAAAGCGATACTTAGGTTAGTTATacttattaataaagaattataGGAATAAGttgatggaagcctattataccaatgaaactTCTTCTTATGAATGAAATCTAAATATGATTTTTCCATAATAATCAAGATATTTGTTCCACCTATTATGAAGGGTCCAAGGAACATTAGTTATAGTAGTAAATGTAACAAACTAAGATAGAGTCACATTCAAGCCACATACatgaaaaatttatctttttagcttTTTCAATAGCATGAATCACCTCATAGAACTCCGCAACCAAAACATTTAGAATATCCAAGAAAGTAGAGAAACCACCAATAAAATCTCCCATATAAATTTACTCATAAGTCTacattcaaatttcaaataaagaaagcaCAACTTTATATAAAGAAATGCTTAGATTTTCTTGCAAAATAGTCCCACAATAGCAAttcaatatttcatatttattcacAACTTTTTTTCAACTTTCTAGTTTCATCATACATGCATGAGAATAGCCATCCATATCCAACTTCAACTAAATTATCAAATCTAACCTATTATTAATAGTTTATCAAAGATAACTTCTCTTATCATCATTTCTATGttatttaatgaattatttCAAAAACTTAGAAAAAGTAGAGAAGTCTCCAAAAATGTTTGATTCATAAACTGGacattttattacaattttgaTTTAATAGAAATGTCTATTCGTCTCAAATCTCCCATGCGGTAATATGCAACTAACACAAGAAACTTAGAATAcactaaaaaatatcattaaatagaaatcaatcttaaaaccaaaaataattagttgttatattaacaaaattagatattattttaaagactaaaaaaattattggtatctaaattagtttctattattgattattgataaatgatttctaaattggtatctaattagataccaactttagaatctaaataattggtagctaaaacttagataattaattagataccaatttagaaactatttatcaataatagaaactaatttaaacactaatatttttttaagtttctaagatagtatctaatttagtcaatatagaaactaataattttttgtctctaaaatttgattataattaatgattttctagtagtgatatgagaaaaaaaacttaataaattaaaattctaacCACTCTTGATtgttaaaatgataaaaaatcaGTTTCAGAAAATTAGAGAAAactgataaaaaatttaaaaataattataaaatttagaaataaataactaaataattaaaactttaatttacaTATTCAACACTGTTCCTACAAGATCTAAACCCTGTAGAACACTTCCTCTTGTGATATCTTGTGATGTTCTTCTTGTCTTCCCGACCTTTCGGTTAGTCTTCTTTCAGCTGGATCTTCGGTCTGGACACGATGGGGGGAGTACCTGCGAAgacactccaacgatcaagtcagaccgAGAGCTAAGTACCAGAAGAGTGGGGAGTGAATAGTTACCTTGGGTGTTGTGCCTCTTCTGCTATTTATACTGCTCTAGATGGGCTATGGCTGTTATGGGCCTGCTTTAGGGTCCAAGTGAAGGCCCAATTGTGCTTTAACCGTGCTTATCTCTTAAGTTGGCTTGTTTACCCCTAATTGTGTATTTAGCTTTGTGTCTTGTCGTCTTGTCGACTTTAGTCGTCTAGTCAGTCTTTCGACCATCGGGTAGTACAAGCACTATCCATAACATCGACCATCAAAATAGTATAGATAATTTAAAGTATGACAGTGATGATGATAGTTATAATAATTAAcgataatattaaataatgatGATAAGATAAGTTCAATATTTATTGGTATAATAATTGAGATGAGATAaagattaaagttttttttcgtgaatgttttataatttaattgttatatattattttaatttaaaatttagctCTTGTTAGATAGGAAATTAGtctaaattagtatatatatatatgtgtatgtatatattaaaatgtgttaaaaattcaaaataattgtcTCAGTCTCAAATTTATCTAAAAGTATTACGTAAATTTTTCTATACTATACTTTTAGgttgattaaaatatttttctttgaatATTTATGATGTGTTCGGATTTAGGGGTATATTGTAGTTAAGAAGGAAAATAAGAGTAAGTCATAATAACTTGGATTTGTGGGAAGTtatcactataaaaaaattattaaataatcttCTCAGGTGAGTATGAAGATATTTTTTGTGGTAAGATAACCTAAATCTAATCGATGTTTATACTTAAACAAAGTCAAAATAATCGATTTTCAATATCTGTTTGGtgtataatcgattatggttgcTTATATGATGCACCATAATCGATTTGTTGTATGTGTTGCTTATATAATTGATTTTGTTACCTGTATAACAAGAGTgttaatcaattttatttttatgtttactTAACAAGTATAATCTATTTTCTCCAATGTATATTAATCAGGTGAATCGATCGATTTTATCTGAACCCTCCTTAATCgattttgttttttatgtaATAACAAGCTTAATCTATTTTTGTCAATCGATTTTGTTTTCTATGTAATAACAAGCTTAATCTATTTTTGTCAATATAGTAAGCATCATAATTAATTGTCTTTTGTGTATAGTAGACACCATAATCAACTGTCTTCAATTTATAGTAAGCACCACAGTCAATTTTGTATAACGCCTAAATCGATTTCATCCATTCTTGTATGTGtacaaaaattgattttaccATGCAATAatgtattttcaatttttttaaggtCGTGGGAGTTGTTGCTCCTTTGTCTTGGTGTGTTGGATTTTTCAAATTGCGTATTTCCCATAAGTTAAAATagttttgttaaaatttatttgtgtCTGATCTTGGTTGTTATTGCATGTTAATTTTCCAGTGTTtacatttgttttttattagttatataattttggttatattttatttcctatgtttaatatttaaaaaatgattgttgttattttttatttaatttgttgtgaTGTTTGTTAATATATCttaatttattatgtttatatgaatatgatttagtttattataatttgttataattttattttagtattttaattgtttatgaTGGTAAAAAAAGTTAGGGTTGTTTGAAAAAAGTTATTggtattataataaataaataattatgtttttcttttttattggtAAAACTCAATGTGAGCTGCTACTCAATCTGTTGTTCATGGATGATTGGTCTAAgaagatatatttttaaatattttcaatttttgtatataaaaaattattttaaataaaaaaatgttaaaattggTGTTAGTTTCTGATTTTTTGTGTTGATGTGTATAATAACGTTTGccgtgaaaaaaaaaataactctttgGACAAAATTTCTTTCACTAGTTTCATAAACTTTAAGTACTCATGTGATCTAAAGTTtcatttagagattaaaatcaATTTCGAGGAATAGTTCATGTTGAACAACATATTTAATCATAAATATAAGTAtggataaataattataaatttaaaaatatcttaaaataatttatatttattttaaatttaaacaaacacatataaaaaggtaacataaaaattaaatacgataaaaaaaatatgtgacacataaaaatatattggtATAAATAATTGTGATGACATTTAAATTCACTCATATTTTAAAcagatattaatttttttatttgaaattgaaacaaactaattaaatattaattattttgttttattcttgtaaaataatattaacaaaataaattaaattggtATCAAAGTAATGATAATATTATGGACGTAAACCTGATTGAACTTTTGAGATTCAATCTTTATGAGAATTAGGAATAAGATAatgttcttttgtttttcttatcgtctttatttagtttttcttatttttagtttaaGCTCTAATTTAATTgcttatactatttttttagagtttgtttgcttttttttttgctaCATGAATTTGTTTCAGTCCcttagtcttttttttttatgttatttttcacATGATAGTCATACTGATTAGcatgaattttataaaaaaaatataactttgttggtaaaaattaaaatttgatgttCCACTATAATTTTGATTGTGCATGTGTTAATTGAAATGTTGAAACTT
Proteins encoded in this region:
- the LOC137833462 gene encoding cytochrome b561 and DOMON domain-containing protein At5g47530-like; translation: MTFSENIVFFFTFLIAIIVPITSLPCNPYRFSTNIKYAACEDLPVLESSLYWNYHPSSGVVDVAFNKANAKDSSWVAWAINPSSKGMTLVNHVWDEGLVSEDGTLKAHSFSRSNLQSYGTIDFISDNVWKKSYVGIIISLAVIAVILEVMTWI